The Polynucleobacter sp. MWH-UH35A genomic interval ATGCGGTACTGATTGCCAGTGGTACAGCCACTTTGCAAGCTGCTTTGTGGAAAAAGCCTATGGTGATTTCATATAAGGTACCTTGGTTAACTGCGCAAATCATGAAGCGCCAAGGTTACTTGCCTTATGTGGGCTTACCAAATATTCTCTGCGGGGAATTTGTTGTTCCAGAGCTTCTCCAGAATGATGCAACCTCTGAGAATCTCGCTAGTGCCATTCAAGATTGGCTGGAGAATCCAAGCAAAGTAGCTAAGCTGAAAGAACGTTTTGCATTGATGCATGAATCCTTGCGCCGTCCTACTGGCTTATTGGTTGCGCAAGCGGTAGCCCAAACGATCGCCAAGCAACGTAAGAATAAAAGCGGCAGATGAGTCTTATTTGGATCTGCGGTGTTGATGAAGCTGGACGTGGGCCACTGGTTGGTGCGGTGGTGGCTGGTGCGGTAGTTCTCGATCCAGATAATCCAATAGAGGGTCTCAAAGACTCTAAGAAGTTAACAGCTGCACGACGTGAATATCTCTATATGCAAATCATGGAAAAAGCCAAAGCCTGGGGCGTTGGCGAGGCAAGTCCAGCAGAAATTGATGAGATTAATATTTTGCAGGCCACTATGTTGGCAATGCGCCGAGCAATTGAGGATCTCACGATTCGACTGGGCGCTTGGCCTGATAAAGCATTGATTGATGGTAATCGTTGCCCCGAATTGCCAATTGCTGCAGAAGCGATTGTGAAGGGCGATGCCAAAGAGCCGGCAATATCTGCTGCATCGATCATTGCTAAGGTTACGCGTGATCGTCAAATGATGTCGTTGCATGAGATACATCCAGAATATGGCTTTGCACAGCACATGGGCTACCCAACGGAGGCCCATTTTGCGGCCCTCAAGCAGTACGGAGCTTGTGAGCAACATAGAAGAAGTTTTTCACCAGTACGCAAAGTGCTTGATGCAATAGGAAACTAAGTTATAAATCTGTCATGAACTTTGACCTTATTACCTCAAAAGAGAATCCGCTCTTCAAAGAGATTCGTAATTTACAGGCTGCTGGCTCTAAAGGTCAGAAGGCTAGGTTGGCTAGCGGCCAAGCTTTATTAGAAGGCATTCATCTTGTGCAGACTTGGGTGGGTGACCCTGCGCTAAAAACGTTGCTTACATCAGAAATTGGGTTAAAGAATATTGAAATCTCTCAAGCTGTATATGAGCACCTCGAGATCTGCCCAGACACCAAAGTATTCCAATTAGATAGCGCACTCTGGGATCTTCTATCAGATTTAGTCAATGCACCGCATATTACGGGCTTGTTAGATCTTCCAAAATCAACACTAACTGCACCGCAATCAATGTCAACGCTTGCTGGGGATGTGGTGATATTGGATCGAGTGCAAGATGCTGGAAACGTAGGCTCTATTCTTCGTACTGCCGCTGCAGCTGGCTTTACTCAAGTGATTACTTTATCCGGTTGTGCCCATTTGTGGTCTACCAAAGTATTGCGTGCAGGAATGGGGGCTCACAAATTGCTAGATTTGTATGAAGGCTGGTCCAACCAGCAGGTGTTGAGTGCTGTGACCGCACCTTTATTGGCGGCTACAGCAGATGCCGAGCA includes:
- the rnhB gene encoding ribonuclease HII; translated protein: MSLIWICGVDEAGRGPLVGAVVAGAVVLDPDNPIEGLKDSKKLTAARREYLYMQIMEKAKAWGVGEASPAEIDEINILQATMLAMRRAIEDLTIRLGAWPDKALIDGNRCPELPIAAEAIVKGDAKEPAISAASIIAKVTRDRQMMSLHEIHPEYGFAQHMGYPTEAHFAALKQYGACEQHRRSFSPVRKVLDAIGN
- a CDS encoding RNA methyltransferase, which produces MNFDLITSKENPLFKEIRNLQAAGSKGQKARLASGQALLEGIHLVQTWVGDPALKTLLTSEIGLKNIEISQAVYEHLEICPDTKVFQLDSALWDLLSDLVNAPHITGLLDLPKSTLTAPQSMSTLAGDVVILDRVQDAGNVGSILRTAAAAGFTQVITLSGCAHLWSTKVLRAGMGAHKLLDLYEGWSNQQVLSAVTAPLLAATADAEQDLYLLKKDLLHPVAWVMGSEGQGVSDDLLGQAKGVSIPIDPRVESLNVSTAAAICLFETVRVRRS